From Indicator indicator isolate 239-I01 unplaced genomic scaffold, UM_Iind_1.1 iindUn_scaffold_57, whole genome shotgun sequence, one genomic window encodes:
- the SEC11C gene encoding signal peptidase complex catalytic subunit SEC11C — MDLFGDLRRMNKRQLYYQVLNFAMIVSSALMIWKGLIVITGSESPIVVVLSGSMEPAFHRGDLLFLTNFHDDPIRAGEIVVFKVEGRDIPIVHRVIKIHEKENGNIKFLTKGDNNEVDDRGLYKEGQNWLEKKDVVGRARGFLPYVGMVTIIMNDYPKFKYALLAVMGAYVLLKRES; from the exons ATGGACCTCTTTGGGGATCTGCGGCGCATGAACAAGCGACAG CTGTATTATCAAGTCTTGAATTTTGCCATGATTGTGTCTTCTGCCCTTATGATATGGAAAGGGTTGATCGTCATTACTGGCAGTGAAAGCCCTATTGTGGTGGTGCTCAG TGGCAGCATGGAACCAGCTTTTCATAGAGGAGACCTGCTGTTCTTAACAAATTTCCATGACGACCCGATCAGAGCTGGTGAAATAGTTGTTTTTAAAGTTGAAGGCAGAGACATTCCAATAGTTCACAGAGTAATCAAAATCCATGAAAA GGAAAATGGGAACATCAAATTTCTGACTAAAGGTGATAATAACGAAGTCGATGATAGAGGCTTGTACAAAGAAGGTCAAAACTGGTTAGAGAAGAAAGATGTTGTTGGAAGAGCAAGAGG GTTTTTGCCTTATGTTGGCATGGTAACTATAATAATGAATGACTACCCCAAATTTAAG tATGCTCTGCTGGCAGTCATGGGAGCCTACGTACTGCTGAAGCGGGAGTCCTAA